Genomic DNA from Synechococcus sp. MU1643:
GTCCTCGAGAAAGGCAGCTATGTTCTCAATTCCACCAAAGGTGAGAAGGAGCGCATCTCACGTCTGGTGGTGCTCAAGGCTGATGACCGTGAGGAAGTTGACGCACTTCGTGCCGGCGACCTCGGTGCAGTGCTCGGACTGAAGAACACCACAACGGGTGACACTCTTTGCACTCAAGACGATCCGATCGTCCTCGAGACCCTGTTCATCCCCGAACCGGTGATCTCAGTTGCTGTTGAGCCGAAGACCAAAGGCGACATGGAGAAGCTCTCCAAGGCTTTGGTTTCTCTGGCTGAAGAGGATCCCACCTTCCGCGTCAACACCGACTCCGAGACCGGCCAGACCGTGATCGCCGGCATGGGCGAACTCCACCTGGAAATCCTTGTGGACCGCATGCTGCGCGAGTTCAAGGTGGAAGCCAACATCGGTGCACCTCAGGTGTCCTATCGCGAAACCATTCGTGCTTCCGCAGGTGGCGAAGGCAAGTTCTCCCGTCAAACCGGTGGTAAGGGTCAGTACGGCCACGTTGTGATCGAAATGGAACCGGGCGAGCCCGGCTCCGGTTTCGAATTCGTCAACAAAATCGTCGGCGGTGTCGTTCCGAAGGAATACATCAAGCCCGCTGAGCAGGGCATGAAGGAGACTTGCGAATCTGGTGTGATTGCCGGATACCCCCTCATCGATGTGAGATGCACCTTGGTGCATGGCTCTTATCACGACGTCGACTCTTCGGAGATGGCGTTCAAGATCGCCGGATCCATGGCCTTCAAGGACGGCGTCAAGAAGTGCAATCCTGTGCTGCTTGAGCCAATGATGAAGGTCGAGGTCGAAGTCCCCGAGGATTTCCTTGGCTCGATCATCGGCGACCTGTCCTCCCGTCGAGGTCAGGTTGAGGGCCAGTCCGTCGATGACGGCACGTCCAAAATCTCGGCCAAGGTGCCCCTTGCCGAGATGTTCGGTTACGCCACCCAGCTCCGCTCCATGACCCAGGGCCGGGGCATTTTCTCGATGGAATTCGACAATTACGCCGAAGTTCCTCGCAATGTGGCTGAGGCCATCATTTCCAAGAATCAGGGCAATTCCTGATCTCTAAACTCCTCCCAATCCAACCCTCGATTCTTTAAACACCCATGGCACGCGAGAAGTTCGAAAGGAACAAGCCCCACGTCAACATCGGCACCATCGGCCACGTTGACCACGGCAAGACCACCCTCACCGCTGCGATCACCAACGTGCTCGCCAAGAAGGGTCAGGCTGAGGTTCAGAACTATGCCGATATCGACGGCGCACCCGAAGAGCGTGAGCGCGGCATCACCATCAACACCGCTCACGTTGAGTACGAAACCGAGACGCGTCACTACGCTCACGTGGACTGCCCTGGCCACGCGGACTATGTGAAGAACATGATCACCGGTGCCGCTCAGATGGACGGCGCCATCCTGGTGTGTGCTGCCACCGACGGCCCCATGGCCCAGACCAAAGAGCACATCCTTCTGGCCAAGCAGGTGGGCGTTCCCGCTCTGGTGGTTGCACTGAACAAGTGCGACATGGTCGATGACGAGGAGATCATCGAACTGGTGGAAATGGAGATCCGTGAACTGCTCTCCAGCTACGACTTCCCCGGCGATGACATCCCTGTCGTTCAGGTGTCTGGCCTGAAGGCCATCGAAGGAGAGGCTGAGTGGGAAGCCAAGATCGAGGAACTGATGTCGGCTGTTGACGCCAGCATTCCTGAGCCCGAGCGGGAAGTGGACAAGCCCTTCTTGATGGCTGTGGAAGACGTCTTCTCCATCACCGGTCGTGGCACTGTCGCCACCGGCCGTATTGAGCGCGGCATCGTCAAAGTCGGCGAAGAAATCGAGATCGTCGGTATTCGCGAGCCTCGCAAAACAACCGTCACCGGTGTTGAGATGTTCCGCAAGCTGCTCGACGAGGGCATGGCTGGCGACAACGTTGGCCTGCTGCTTCGCGGCATCCAGAAGGAAGACATCGAACGCGGCATGGTGCTGGTGAAGCCTGGCTCCATCACCCCTCACACCAAGTTCGAGGGTCAGGTGTACGTGCTGAAGAAGGAAGAAGGCGGCCGCCACACTCCTTTCTTCGCTGGCTACCGCCCGCAGTTCTACATCCGTACAACGGATGTGACCGGCCAGATCACCGCCTTCACCGCTGAAGACGGCAGCAATGTCGAAATGGTGATGCCTGGTGACAACATCCAGATGACTGGTGAGCTGATCTGTCCTGTTGCGATGGAAACCGGCATGCGTTTCGCTATCCGCGAAGGCGGCCGCACCATCGGTGCTGGCGTGGTCTCCAAGATCATCGAGTGATCAGCGCAAGCTGAACCTCACGGCAGGAGATGGAGGGGCCTAGCCCCCCATCTCCTACATTTCTAAGAACCTCGACAACTGAAGTCCTACTTCGAACTCGAAGATTTTTCGTCCCCCTCCTATGTCCACTGCCATCGCTCAGCAGAAAATCCGCATCCGCCTGAAGGCGTTCGACCGCCGCATGCTGGATCTCTCATGCGAGAAAATCATTGATACGGCCGATAACACCGCTGCTACCGCAATCGGCCCGATCCCCCTGCCCACGAAACGCAAGATTTACTGCGTTTTGCGCTCTCCCCACGTGGACAAGGACTCCCGCGAGCACTTCGAGACCCGCACCCACCGTCGGATTATTGACATCTACAGCCCGTCTGCCAAGACCATCGATGCGCTGATGAAGCTCGATCTCCCCAGTGGTGTGGACATCGAAGTGAAGCTCTGATCCGTTCGATCAGAACTTCACTTTCCTAGGATTCAGTTGCATACAACACGTCGTTCGTGTCCGAATTTTCTGTGAGGGAGCTTCCCCTGTTCCCCCTGCCGGACGTCGTGTTGTTCCCGCAGCAACTGTTGCCGCTGCACGTTTTTGAATCGCGTTATCGGATGCTTCTTCAGACGGTTCTGGAGACCGACAAGCGCTTCGGCATTGTTCGCATCAACCCTGAGAACGGCGAAATGGCCGAGATCGGTTGCTGCGCTGAGGTGCTTCAGCACCAAACAACGGAAGATGGTCGCAGCTACATCGTTTCGTTGGGCCAACAGCGGTTCCGGCTGCTGAACATCACGCGGGAAACGCCCTATCGAACAGCGATGGTGAGCTGGCTGGAGGATGAGTCCGTGGCCGACACCGACCAGCTCAACAGCTTGCGGGACAAGGTCAGCGAAGCCTTGGGCGACGTCGTTCAGCTGACCAGCAAACTGCAGAACCGAGAGGTGGAACTCCCTGACGATCTGCCTGATCTACCGCGGGAGCTGTCGTTCTGGATCAGCGCACATCTGGATCAGGCCGCCTCGGAGCAGCAGAGTCTTCTGGAACTGACCGACACCCACGAACGGTTGAGTCAGCAGTTTGAGATGTTGGATCACACCCGACGCCAATTGGCGGCCCGCACTGTGTTGATGGATCTGAAGTGATGGTGGGATCTCTGCTGCTGGTGGCCGGAGCCGTTGGAGCCACTGGAATCGCGCTGTGGCTTCGCCGCGACCGGCGCTACAAATCGTCGGAGAGTGTCGCCTCCGCTTACGACGCTTGGACGGAAGACCGTTTGTTAGAGCAGCTCTGGGGAGAGCATGTCCATCTCGGCCATTACGGGACCCCGCCAAGCTCCTGCGACTTCCGCGAAGCCAAGGAGACCTTCGTCCACGAGCTGATGCGATGGAGCGGTCTGGACCAACTTCCCGCTGGCAGCCGGGTGCTCGATGTGGGATGCGGCATCGGTGGCAGTGCCCGAATCCTGGCGCGGGATTACGGGTTGGACGTTCTCGGCATCAGCATCAGCCCAGCCCAGGTGAAACGAGCAACACAACTCACCGCATCAGGCCTGACCTGCCATTTCCAGGTGATGGACGCCTTGAATCTTCAACTGCCCGATCAGAGCTTTGATGCGGTCTGGAGTGTGGAGGCCGGTCCACACATGCCTGATAAACAGCGTTATGCCGATGAACTGCTGCGGGTACTGCGCCCTGGGGGACTGCTTGCTGTGGCCGACTGGAATCGCCGCGACCCATCCGATGGCGGCATGGCGCGAACCGAACGTTGGGTGATGCGTCAGCTGCTCAACCAGTGGGCCCACCCTGAATTCGCAAGCATCAAGGGGTTCTGTCAAAACCTCGACAACAGCGTCTACAACCGTGGCGAGATCGTCACCGGTGACTGGACCCAGGCCACGCTTCCCTCATGGATTGACTCCATTGTCGAGGGCATCCGACGTCCCTGGGCTGTGCTCAATCTGGGACCGAAAGCGGTACTGCAAGGCCTGAGAGAGACACCGACGTTGTTGCTGATGCACTGGGCCTTCGCCACCGGGCTGATGCAATTCGGGGTCTTTCGAATCAGAAAAGACTGATCCTTAACAACCGCTGAGATCGCTGCTGGGGTAGGCACCGAAATGGGCGAGATGCTCGCAAAGAGGCTGCAACTGGGCAATAAGATCCGCCAGAGCCAATGTTGGATCCGGCGGAAGATCCACATCCACGAAAAACACGTATTCCCCCAACTCCCGTTTGGACGGTCGCGATTCAATCCGACTCATGTTCAGGCCCCGCTCAGCCAAACAGGCCAGAGCTTCTAGCAGGGCCCCCGGCGCATTGCGATGCAGCGAGAACGCCAGGCTCGCCACATCGCCATATTCACTGCGCTGCCCACGACGCAACAGGAGAAAACGGGTGCGATTGCCCGCAACATCATTCACAGGGAATGCCAGCTCATCCAACCCATGTTCCAGTGCAGCGGCCTGGGAGGCAATCGCAGCACGGAATGGACTGCCCGCCACCATACGAGCTGCTTCAGCCGTGGATGATGTGGGAAGTTGCAATGCATCGGGCAGATGCTGGGCCAGCCAGCCACTGCACTGGGCCAAGGCCTGCGGGTGGGAGAGCACTTCCGTGACTCTGCTGAGCGGCCCACTCCCCAGCAGAGAGTGCTGAATAGGAAGCACCAAAGCCCTGCGAATACAAAGCTCGGGATGTGACCAAAGCGCATCGAGAGTCGCTGTCACCCCCCCTTCCACCGAGTTCTCAATCGGGACAACGGCTCCGTCACACTCCCCCCCCGCCAGCTGTTCCACAACCGATCGAAGACCGACGCAGGGCACCAGCTGGACATCCTCGAGGACATCCTGTTCGATCAACACCCGGGCGGCCTGCTCGCCATAGGTCCCGGCTGGGCCAAGGAATGCGAGACGTGTAGGCATCGAAGCCGCACTGCATGGACTCGATAAGATCATGCCTCGTCAGGTGATGTCCATGCCCCTGGCCTTCGAAGCCAGTCAAAAGCTTGATCTACCTGTCAAAACAGGAGCAGAGCGGCTGCCCACCTACCTACTGGAGGAGGAGCGCGTCCTCGGGGCGTTGCTAGATGCCAAACAGCTCAGCCGGTTGCAACCCGGGCGTTACCGCTATGTGGTGACCAGCCTGCAGGTCTTTCAGCTCCACGTGAAACCCGTGGTGTCACTCCAGATCCACATGGAAGGCGACGCGCTTGTGATGCAGGCCCTTGAATGCGAACTGGAGGGCCTGGGGATTGTTGACGACTTCGCCCTGAACCTGGAAGCACGGCTGACCTCCACGCCCGATGGGCTTCAGGGGCATGCCCATCTATCGGTGAGCGTGAGCCAGCCATCACTGCTCAAGCTGATCCCCAAACGGGTACTGGAGTCAACGGGGGAGTCGATCCTGAGTGGCATCCTCATTGGCATCAGAGCCCGTGTTGGAAAGCAGCTGATCAACGACTACCGCAGCTGGTGCCGGGAGACAGAGGGGCAAGGCTCAACCGAGCAAACGCTTCAAGAACGTGTGCCGATGCAAGGGCGTGGGGCCTGAGGCCATCAGGCTCTGCCGATGCTGTGCCGTGCCGTAGCCCGCATGGCGCTCGAGTCCATACCCAGGAAAGCGAGCCGACAAACGGCGGATGAGTGCATCCCTGGCCTCCTTGGCCAGAACACTGGCCGCAGCGATGGCAGCGGATCGGCTGTCCCCTGCCACAACACTGCGCTGTGGCCCCAGCCACGGCCGAAGAGGAAGATTGCCATCCACCAGAACCAGCCCAGGGGTCTGGGGCAGGCGCTGCAGACCCCGCAACATGGCGCGTTCTGTGGCGACGCGGATGCCACAAGCGTCAATTTCTCGCGCTGACGCCTGGCCCAAACCGGATGCCACACACAGCGACTGAATCAAGGGAACCAGAGCCGCCCGACGCTTGGGCGACAGTTTTTTGCTGTCGGTCAGCCCCGCCTTCAACAGGCATTCGGCTGCTGAGCTCTCGAGCACCACAGCAGCCGCAAAGACAGGACCGAACAAACAACCACGACCGACTTCGTCTACACCAGCCACGTCCCTCCCGAGAGGGAGGGACTCCTGCGCGGTCATCCGGCTCAGACCGTGGCGACGGCAGAGGAGCGACGGCGACGACGACGGGGCTCCTCGGGCTCAGCTGTTTCAGCCACCGCCACAGGCTCTGGCTCAGCCGGTTCGCTGATGGGGGCCGGTTCTGGTTCGGTGATCGTCAAATTGGTCACCGCCTCCAAGGGGGTGATCTCCACCATCAGTGGTGCCGACTCATCCGGAGCGGATGAGGTGACGACAACGGGCGTCTCAGCGGCTGGGGCTTCAGTGGGCTGACTCGCCACATTGCGTGACCCCGAACGACCGCCCCGGCCGCCGCGACGACGGCGCCGTCCGGAACTGGCCGCCAATTGCTGACGCGCGGCCTCAAGCACCCCCTGCTCGTCCTCGCCAGGACGCACAACTCTGACCACGACGTTGTCGGATTCAGGGGGCTCCTCCAACAACAGGGCAGGGTTTAACCCCATCCAACCAAACAACTGCTGTTGCTCGTCCGTCATCTGGACAGCAACCAATTCAGGGTCCTGACGACGGGCAGTCGCGGGCTCCTGAGCCTCTTGGGTCGACACCTCAGGGGCAGTGGTATCGGAGGTCTCAACTGGAAGTACGGCGTCCTGACTGCCGCGCCCTCGGCCACCGCGCCGCCGCCGGCCATTGCCACCGTTCTCTCCGGGCGAAACAACTTCGGCGCGGGCAGACGCTGCCGAGCGCACCAATCCCGTAGCCGTCGCCAGAGGTTGAAGAAGGTCTTTGCCGGGGAGAACAGCCACATGGCCCAAACCACCACAGCTGGGGCATGCCCGTCCGAACAATTCATAGATGTTCTGCCCTTGACGCTTGCGGGTGAGCTCCAACAGGCCCAGTTCACTGAGCTGCGCGATCTGAGGACGAGCTGAGTCGTCACGGACGGCTGTCGTGAAATGCTCCAGCAGCTGAAGCTGATCACGACGGGAATCCATATCGATGAAGTCGATGATGATCACCCCACCGATGTTGCGGAGCTTGAGCTGTCGAGCGATCTCGATCGCCGCCTCACAGTTGGTCCACAGAACAGTTTCGCGGGCATTGGCCGACCGTGTGAACGAACCTGAGTTCACGTCAATCACCGTGAGCGCCTCGGTGGGCTCGATGATCACGTAGCCACCAGACGGCAGATCAACCCGCGGCTTCAGCGCATCGCGGATGGCGGCATTGACCTTGTAATGCTCCAACAATT
This window encodes:
- the fusA gene encoding elongation factor G; amino-acid sequence: MARDFPLERVRNIGIAAHIDAGKTTTTERILFYSGVVHKIGEVHDGAAVTDWMAQERERGITITAAAISTSWQDHRVNIIDTPGHVDFTIEVERSMRVLDGVIAVFCAVGGVQPQSETVWRQADRYSVPRMVFVNKMDRTGADFLKVHGQIRDRLKANAVPIQLPIGAEGELSGIIDLVANKAYIYKNDLGTDIEEADVPADMADEVTEWRNTLMETIAETDEALIEKFLETGELSVDELKKGIREGVLKHGLVPMLCGSAFKNKGVQLVLDAVIDYLPAPVDVPPIQGVLPDGSEAVRPSDDNAPFSALAFKVMADPYGKLTFVRMYSGVLEKGSYVLNSTKGEKERISRLVVLKADDREEVDALRAGDLGAVLGLKNTTTGDTLCTQDDPIVLETLFIPEPVISVAVEPKTKGDMEKLSKALVSLAEEDPTFRVNTDSETGQTVIAGMGELHLEILVDRMLREFKVEANIGAPQVSYRETIRASAGGEGKFSRQTGGKGQYGHVVIEMEPGEPGSGFEFVNKIVGGVVPKEYIKPAEQGMKETCESGVIAGYPLIDVRCTLVHGSYHDVDSSEMAFKIAGSMAFKDGVKKCNPVLLEPMMKVEVEVPEDFLGSIIGDLSSRRGQVEGQSVDDGTSKISAKVPLAEMFGYATQLRSMTQGRGIFSMEFDNYAEVPRNVAEAIISKNQGNS
- the pheA gene encoding prephenate dehydratase, with the translated sequence MPTRLAFLGPAGTYGEQAARVLIEQDVLEDVQLVPCVGLRSVVEQLAGGECDGAVVPIENSVEGGVTATLDALWSHPELCIRRALVLPIQHSLLGSGPLSRVTEVLSHPQALAQCSGWLAQHLPDALQLPTSSTAEAARMVAGSPFRAAIASQAAALEHGLDELAFPVNDVAGNRTRFLLLRRGQRSEYGDVASLAFSLHRNAPGALLEALACLAERGLNMSRIESRPSKRELGEYVFFVDVDLPPDPTLALADLIAQLQPLCEHLAHFGAYPSSDLSGC
- a CDS encoding ribonuclease HII, whose translation is MTAQESLPLGRDVAGVDEVGRGCLFGPVFAAAVVLESSAAECLLKAGLTDSKKLSPKRRAALVPLIQSLCVASGLGQASAREIDACGIRVATERAMLRGLQRLPQTPGLVLVDGNLPLRPWLGPQRSVVAGDSRSAAIAAASVLAKEARDALIRRLSARFPGYGLERHAGYGTAQHRQSLMASGPTPLHRHTFLKRLLG
- the tuf gene encoding elongation factor Tu → MAREKFERNKPHVNIGTIGHVDHGKTTLTAAITNVLAKKGQAEVQNYADIDGAPEERERGITINTAHVEYETETRHYAHVDCPGHADYVKNMITGAAQMDGAILVCAATDGPMAQTKEHILLAKQVGVPALVVALNKCDMVDDEEIIELVEMEIRELLSSYDFPGDDIPVVQVSGLKAIEGEAEWEAKIEELMSAVDASIPEPEREVDKPFLMAVEDVFSITGRGTVATGRIERGIVKVGEEIEIVGIREPRKTTVTGVEMFRKLLDEGMAGDNVGLLLRGIQKEDIERGMVLVKPGSITPHTKFEGQVYVLKKEEGGRHTPFFAGYRPQFYIRTTDVTGQITAFTAEDGSNVEMVMPGDNIQMTGELICPVAMETGMRFAIREGGRTIGAGVVSKIIE
- the rpsJ gene encoding 30S ribosomal protein S10: MSTAIAQQKIRIRLKAFDRRMLDLSCEKIIDTADNTAATAIGPIPLPTKRKIYCVLRSPHVDKDSREHFETRTHRRIIDIYSPSAKTIDALMKLDLPSGVDIEVKL
- a CDS encoding LON peptidase substrate-binding domain-containing protein; its protein translation is MSEFSVRELPLFPLPDVVLFPQQLLPLHVFESRYRMLLQTVLETDKRFGIVRINPENGEMAEIGCCAEVLQHQTTEDGRSYIVSLGQQRFRLLNITRETPYRTAMVSWLEDESVADTDQLNSLRDKVSEALGDVVQLTSKLQNREVELPDDLPDLPRELSFWISAHLDQAASEQQSLLELTDTHERLSQQFEMLDHTRRQLAARTVLMDLK
- a CDS encoding DUF1997 domain-containing protein, with amino-acid sequence MPLAFEASQKLDLPVKTGAERLPTYLLEEERVLGALLDAKQLSRLQPGRYRYVVTSLQVFQLHVKPVVSLQIHMEGDALVMQALECELEGLGIVDDFALNLEARLTSTPDGLQGHAHLSVSVSQPSLLKLIPKRVLESTGESILSGILIGIRARVGKQLINDYRSWCRETEGQGSTEQTLQERVPMQGRGA
- a CDS encoding methyltransferase domain-containing protein produces the protein MVGSLLLVAGAVGATGIALWLRRDRRYKSSESVASAYDAWTEDRLLEQLWGEHVHLGHYGTPPSSCDFREAKETFVHELMRWSGLDQLPAGSRVLDVGCGIGGSARILARDYGLDVLGISISPAQVKRATQLTASGLTCHFQVMDALNLQLPDQSFDAVWSVEAGPHMPDKQRYADELLRVLRPGGLLAVADWNRRDPSDGGMARTERWVMRQLLNQWAHPEFASIKGFCQNLDNSVYNRGEIVTGDWTQATLPSWIDSIVEGIRRPWAVLNLGPKAVLQGLRETPTLLLMHWAFATGLMQFGVFRIRKD
- a CDS encoding Rne/Rng family ribonuclease; protein product: MPQQIVIAEQLRIAAVLTDERVDELIVAQGRYQIGDVYLGTVENVLPGIDAAFVNIGESEKNGFIHVTDLGPLRLKKGSAGITELLEPRQKVLVQVMKEPTGTKGPRLTGNLALPGRYLVLQPHGQGVNISRRISSDAERNRLRALGVLIKPPGAGLLIRTEADGISEDLLIEDLESLLRQWEAIQQAAETAAPPVLLNRDEDFIHRILRDHMGPDLARVVVDDAAAVGRVNSFLGADASTVLVEAHSESSELLEHYKVNAAIRDALKPRVDLPSGGYVIIEPTEALTVIDVNSGSFTRSANARETVLWTNCEAAIEIARQLKLRNIGGVIIIDFIDMDSRRDQLQLLEHFTTAVRDDSARPQIAQLSELGLLELTRKRQGQNIYELFGRACPSCGGLGHVAVLPGKDLLQPLATATGLVRSAASARAEVVSPGENGGNGRRRRGGRGRGSQDAVLPVETSDTTAPEVSTQEAQEPATARRQDPELVAVQMTDEQQQLFGWMGLNPALLLEEPPESDNVVVRVVRPGEDEQGVLEAARQQLAASSGRRRRRGGRGGRSGSRNVASQPTEAPAAETPVVVTSSAPDESAPLMVEITPLEAVTNLTITEPEPAPISEPAEPEPVAVAETAEPEEPRRRRRRSSAVATV